One Micromonospora craniellae genomic region harbors:
- a CDS encoding IS982 family transposase, whose protein sequence is MTQDLDTLLTALYVKIDDSIRTPRWRGRPPLLTDSELVCLAVAQVLLGARSEAHWIRYARIHLRPWFPYLPQRPGYNKRLRAALPLIKKVIRDLARDSDFWFDHHWIVDSTPIPCGMSRPTAQRSDLAGWAGYGYCASHSRFFWGLRLYLVCTPTGMPILWALANPKIGEREVLAAMLDVEAGVVAEHDRILLISDKGFASKPFERQLAEQGIELLRPSRKKEKARYGEPMLKKVRQLIESVNDTLKGQLDLEQHGGRTFDGVAVRVAQRLLAMTAAIWHNNKTGAPVTRSLIAYDH, encoded by the coding sequence GTGACGCAAGACCTGGATACCCTCTTGACCGCACTGTACGTGAAGATCGACGACAGCATCCGCACCCCCCGGTGGCGGGGACGGCCGCCGCTACTGACCGACTCCGAACTGGTATGCCTCGCGGTGGCGCAGGTCCTGCTCGGTGCCCGCTCTGAGGCGCACTGGATCCGCTACGCCCGTATCCACCTGCGCCCCTGGTTTCCCTACCTGCCGCAGCGGCCGGGCTACAACAAACGGCTCCGCGCTGCCCTGCCGCTGATCAAAAAGGTCATCCGGGACCTGGCCCGCGACAGTGACTTCTGGTTCGACCACCACTGGATCGTCGACTCCACCCCCATCCCGTGCGGCATGTCCCGCCCCACCGCCCAGCGCTCAGACCTCGCCGGCTGGGCCGGATACGGCTACTGCGCCTCCCATTCCCGCTTCTTCTGGGGACTCCGGCTCTACCTGGTCTGCACCCCGACCGGGATGCCGATCCTGTGGGCCCTCGCGAACCCGAAGATCGGCGAGCGAGAGGTCCTCGCCGCGATGCTGGACGTCGAGGCCGGCGTGGTGGCAGAGCACGACAGGATCCTGCTGATCAGCGACAAGGGATTCGCCTCCAAGCCATTCGAGCGGCAGTTGGCCGAGCAGGGCATCGAACTGCTGCGCCCGTCCCGCAAGAAGGAGAAGGCCCGCTACGGCGAGCCGATGCTCAAGAAGGTCCGCCAGTTGATCGAGTCGGTCAACGACACCCTCAAAGGCCAGCTTGACCTGGAACAACACGGCGGACGAACCTTCGACGGTGTGGCCGTCCGGGTCGCCCAACGCCTCCTCGCCATGACCGCGGCGATCTGGCACAACAACAAGACCGGCGCACCCGTCACCCGGTCACTGATCGCCTACGACCACTGA
- a CDS encoding aldo/keto reductase, whose product MEQRTFPRMDRQVGVVGLGAWQLGADWGTVTEDDAMAVLDAAVDAGITFLDTADVYGDGRSEQLIGRFLAAHPDAGLTVVTKMGRRVAQTPEAYILDNFRQWTDRSRANLGVDTLDLVQLHCPPTPVFATDAVFDALDTLVAEKRIAAYGVSVETCDEALTAIARPGVASVQIILNALRHKPLERVLPAASAAGVGIIARVPLASGLLSGRYDEQTTFAADDHRSFNRHGEAFDVGETFSGVDYALGLEAVRRLAPLVGDDRTMTQFALRWVLDQAGVTVVIPGARDAAQARSNAAVADQRPLSTEELATVAAVYDELIRPQVHQRW is encoded by the coding sequence ATGGAGCAACGCACCTTCCCCCGGATGGACCGACAGGTCGGCGTGGTCGGGCTCGGCGCCTGGCAACTCGGTGCCGACTGGGGCACGGTCACCGAGGACGACGCCATGGCGGTGCTGGACGCTGCGGTCGACGCCGGCATCACCTTCCTGGACACCGCCGACGTCTACGGCGACGGCCGCAGCGAGCAGCTCATCGGGCGTTTCCTCGCGGCCCACCCGGACGCCGGCCTGACGGTGGTCACCAAGATGGGGCGCCGGGTGGCACAAACCCCCGAGGCGTACATTCTGGACAATTTCCGCCAGTGGACGGATCGTTCGCGGGCGAACCTCGGCGTGGACACGCTGGACCTGGTGCAGTTGCACTGCCCGCCGACGCCCGTCTTCGCCACCGACGCGGTCTTCGACGCCCTCGACACCCTCGTCGCCGAAAAGCGCATCGCCGCGTACGGCGTCAGCGTGGAGACCTGCGACGAGGCGCTCACCGCGATCGCCCGGCCCGGCGTGGCCAGCGTCCAGATCATCCTGAACGCGCTGCGCCACAAGCCGCTGGAACGGGTGCTGCCCGCCGCCTCGGCCGCCGGGGTGGGCATCATCGCCCGCGTGCCGCTGGCCAGCGGGCTGCTCTCCGGGCGCTACGACGAGCAGACCACCTTCGCCGCCGACGACCACCGCTCCTTCAACCGGCACGGCGAGGCGTTCGACGTCGGCGAGACGTTCTCCGGCGTCGACTACGCGTTGGGGCTGGAAGCGGTACGCCGGCTCGCCCCGCTGGTCGGCGACGACCGGACGATGACCCAGTTCGCCCTGCGGTGGGTGCTCGACCAGGCCGGGGTCACCGTGGTCATCCCCGGCGCCCGCGACGCGGCACAGGCCCGCAGCAACGCCGCGGTGGCCGATCAGCGACCACTGTCGACGGAGGAGCTGGCCACGGTGGCCGCCGTCTACGACGAGCTGATCCGTCCGCAGGTGCACCAGCGATGGTGA
- a CDS encoding cold-shock protein → MAQGTVKWFNADKGFGFITVDGGGADVFVHFSAIQSSGYRTLEENQRVEFEIAQGQKGPQAEQVRPL, encoded by the coding sequence ATGGCGCAGGGAACCGTGAAGTGGTTCAACGCTGACAAGGGCTTCGGCTTCATCACCGTCGACGGCGGGGGTGCTGACGTGTTCGTCCACTTCTCGGCCATCCAGTCCAGCGGCTACCGCACGCTGGAGGAGAACCAGCGGGTGGAGTTCGAGATCGCCCAGGGCCAGAAGGGTCCGCAGGCCGAGCAGGTCCGCCCCCTCTGA
- a CDS encoding DUF4235 domain-containing protein — protein sequence MSKGLSKVAYRPVGILAGIAAGAIAGAIFRQVWKLTAGDGDAPNPVDEDRRWGEILAAAALQGAIFSVVRAAVDRGGAVGVRRLTGRWPD from the coding sequence GTGAGCAAGGGGTTGAGCAAGGTCGCCTACCGGCCGGTGGGCATTCTGGCCGGCATCGCCGCCGGTGCGATCGCGGGCGCCATCTTCCGCCAGGTGTGGAAGTTGACCGCCGGCGACGGTGACGCTCCCAACCCCGTCGACGAGGACCGCCGCTGGGGCGAGATCCTCGCGGCGGCGGCGTTGCAGGGCGCGATCTTCTCCGTCGTCCGAGCCGCCGTGGACCGTGGCGGTGCGGTGGGCGTACGCCGGTTGACCGGCCGCTGGCCCGACTAG
- a CDS encoding DUF3618 domain-containing protein: protein MTHNGTRNGAGDTAALRAEIQRTRVELGETVEALAAKADVKKRLKSSADQARERVREQAALTVARVRGQAALTHPPVRGRHGPAPFVALAAGAIVAAVVLMIIRGRRV from the coding sequence ATGACACACAACGGGACGCGCAACGGTGCCGGCGACACCGCGGCGCTGCGCGCGGAGATCCAACGGACCCGGGTCGAGTTGGGCGAGACGGTGGAGGCGCTGGCCGCCAAGGCCGACGTCAAGAAGCGGTTGAAGTCCTCGGCGGACCAGGCGCGCGAGCGGGTCCGGGAGCAGGCGGCGCTGACCGTCGCCCGGGTGCGCGGTCAGGCGGCCCTGACCCACCCGCCGGTGCGGGGGCGGCACGGGCCGGCGCCGTTCGTCGCCCTCGCGGCGGGCGCGATCGTCGCCGCCGTGGTGCTGATGATCATTCGAGGGAGGCGTGTGTGA
- a CDS encoding phage holin family protein, with protein sequence MADVANVRTSHNGSEPSTAELVQRATEQMSRLVRDELALARAELTEKGKHAGIGVGLLAGGGALAFLGLGALITAAILLLALVLPAWAAALIVAVAVFLIAGVLALLGRKQVKQAVPPVPQATVQSLRADVDVVSAAVKDRGRA encoded by the coding sequence ATGGCTGACGTGGCGAACGTCCGCACATCCCACAACGGAAGCGAGCCCTCCACCGCCGAACTGGTCCAGCGGGCGACGGAGCAGATGTCCCGCCTGGTCCGGGACGAGCTCGCACTGGCCCGCGCGGAGCTGACCGAGAAGGGCAAGCACGCCGGTATCGGCGTCGGTCTGCTCGCCGGTGGCGGCGCACTGGCCTTCCTGGGCCTCGGCGCGCTGATCACCGCCGCGATCCTGCTGCTGGCCCTGGTGCTGCCGGCGTGGGCGGCCGCGCTCATCGTGGCGGTGGCCGTCTTCCTGATCGCCGGTGTCCTCGCACTGCTCGGCAGGAAGCAGGTCAAACAGGCTGTCCCGCCGGTGCCGCAGGCGACCGTGCAGAGCCTGCGGGCCGACGTCGACGTGGTCAGCGCGGCGGTGAAGGACAGGGGACGGGCATGA
- a CDS encoding mechanosensitive ion channel family protein, whose translation MHSYLVTVVAALGAAAIAVAVVEVVHRLIRRWGRRSRLMMELTEHAHRSFQLAATVLAVQFAVRFSTGYAVGTAWRQVLLHMLVLAVIAATAWLVTSLLVVVEDTALARFRVDVPDNRHARRVRTQVVMLRRVTIVVIVVLTVGVMLMTFPAVRGIGAGVLTSAGVVGIVAALAAQSLLGNVFAGLQLAFSDAVRLDDVVVVEGEWGRIEELTLSYVVVQIWDDRRLILPTSYFTSTPFQNWTRTEAAVLGTAEFDVDWSLPVQSMREELRRLVEGTELWDGRVCVLQVTDATGGMVKLRALVSAASAGALWDLRCLVREHLVAWVRDQRPTALPRLRTEVGDGAGTLPWQWVNPRRRTRGPDDGEVPGDARLFGGSDDGDARSEAFVGPDEPVEARR comes from the coding sequence GTGCACAGCTATCTCGTGACGGTCGTCGCCGCGCTCGGTGCGGCGGCGATCGCCGTTGCCGTGGTCGAGGTGGTGCATCGCCTGATCCGGCGGTGGGGCCGTCGGTCACGGCTGATGATGGAGTTGACCGAGCACGCCCACCGTTCGTTCCAGCTCGCGGCCACCGTGCTCGCCGTGCAGTTCGCCGTCCGGTTCAGCACCGGCTACGCCGTCGGTACCGCGTGGCGGCAGGTGCTGCTGCACATGCTGGTGCTCGCGGTCATCGCGGCCACCGCCTGGCTGGTCACCTCGCTGCTGGTGGTGGTGGAGGACACCGCGCTGGCCCGGTTCCGGGTGGACGTGCCGGACAACCGGCACGCCCGCCGGGTCCGCACCCAGGTCGTCATGCTGCGCCGGGTGACCATCGTGGTGATCGTGGTGCTCACCGTCGGCGTGATGCTGATGACGTTCCCGGCGGTACGCGGCATCGGCGCCGGTGTGCTGACCAGCGCCGGTGTGGTCGGTATCGTCGCCGCGCTGGCCGCGCAGAGCCTGCTCGGCAACGTCTTCGCCGGACTGCAACTCGCCTTCAGCGACGCGGTACGCCTGGACGACGTGGTCGTGGTCGAGGGGGAGTGGGGTCGGATCGAGGAGTTGACCCTCAGCTACGTGGTGGTGCAGATCTGGGACGACCGGCGGCTGATCCTGCCCACCTCCTACTTCACCAGCACCCCGTTCCAGAACTGGACGCGTACCGAGGCGGCGGTGCTCGGCACGGCCGAGTTCGACGTCGACTGGTCGCTCCCGGTGCAGTCGATGCGGGAGGAGTTGCGTCGCCTGGTGGAGGGCACCGAGCTGTGGGACGGCCGGGTCTGCGTACTCCAGGTGACGGACGCGACCGGCGGCATGGTCAAGCTGCGGGCCTTGGTGAGCGCCGCCAGCGCCGGTGCGTTGTGGGACCTGCGCTGCCTGGTCCGCGAGCACCTGGTGGCCTGGGTACGCGACCAGCGGCCCACCGCGTTGCCGCGGCTGCGTACCGAGGTCGGCGACGGTGCCGGCACCCTGCCCTGGCAGTGGGTCAACCCTCGCCGCCGTACCCGCGGCCCGGACGACGGGGAGGTTCCCGGCGACGCCCGCCTCTTCGGCGGCAGCGACGACGGCGACGCCCGCAGCGAGGCGTTCGTCGGACCGGACGAGCCCGTCGAGGCGCGTCGCTGA
- a CDS encoding DUF1206 domain-containing protein, whose product MSLTRNAEATAARTADSRWLELLARAGFIGYGIVHLLFGWLALQIAFGNSSDDGDQSGALRTLAAQPMGTFVVIAIAVGMVAMAIWQALEAAVGHQAESGNDRTKERVVSAARTVIYLWLAWTAWKVFSNANSDSASQQEELTARMMESTGGRWLVGLAGLALAGLGVGMVVYGIKKKFMKRLKTGEMNARTTQLARRLGLAGYASRGGAFAVTGVLVVLAAVNYDPEKARGLDAALRTLRDQAFGAILLSLVGLGIAAFGLYCFLQSRYRKV is encoded by the coding sequence ATGTCTCTCACCCGGAACGCCGAAGCCACCGCCGCCCGAACGGCGGACAGCCGGTGGCTGGAACTCCTCGCCCGGGCCGGTTTCATCGGCTACGGGATCGTGCACCTGTTGTTCGGTTGGTTGGCGTTGCAGATCGCATTCGGCAACTCCTCCGACGACGGTGACCAGTCCGGCGCGCTGCGGACACTCGCCGCGCAGCCGATGGGCACGTTCGTGGTCATCGCCATCGCCGTCGGCATGGTCGCCATGGCGATCTGGCAGGCCCTCGAAGCCGCCGTCGGGCATCAGGCCGAGAGCGGCAACGACCGGACCAAGGAACGGGTCGTCTCGGCGGCCCGGACGGTCATCTACCTCTGGCTGGCGTGGACGGCCTGGAAGGTCTTCTCCAACGCCAACTCCGACAGCGCCTCCCAGCAGGAGGAGCTGACTGCCCGGATGATGGAGTCGACCGGCGGCCGGTGGCTGGTCGGTCTCGCCGGTCTGGCCCTCGCCGGGCTCGGCGTCGGCATGGTCGTCTACGGCATCAAGAAGAAGTTCATGAAGCGGCTGAAGACCGGCGAGATGAACGCCCGGACCACGCAGCTCGCCCGTCGGCTCGGCCTGGCCGGGTACGCCTCCCGGGGCGGCGCGTTCGCGGTGACCGGCGTGCTGGTCGTGCTCGCCGCGGTCAACTACGACCCGGAGAAGGCCAGGGGCCTGGACGCCGCCCTGCGGACGCTGCGGGACCAGGCGTTCGGCGCCATCCTGCTGTCGCTGGTCGGCCTGGGTATCGCCGCCTTCGGCCTCTACTGCTTCCTCCAGTCCCGCTACCGCAAGGTCTGA
- a CDS encoding GNAT family N-acetyltransferase, protein MLVEENAAKHRYEILVDDALAGFTAYLPRAEVLVFTHTEVDPAFQNRGVGSALMRGALDQVRDQGQRVVPQCPFMHAYIERHSEYADLVTSLT, encoded by the coding sequence ATGCTGGTCGAGGAGAACGCCGCCAAACACCGCTACGAGATCCTGGTCGACGACGCGTTGGCCGGGTTCACCGCGTACCTGCCCCGGGCGGAGGTGCTGGTGTTCACCCACACCGAGGTGGACCCGGCCTTCCAGAACAGGGGTGTCGGCTCGGCACTGATGCGCGGCGCCCTGGACCAGGTCCGGGACCAGGGGCAGCGGGTGGTGCCGCAGTGTCCGTTCATGCACGCCTACATCGAGCGCCACTCCGAGTACGCGGACCTGGTCACCAGCCTGACGTGA
- a CDS encoding glycoside hydrolase family 3 protein: MSERQRANGNLAALAAAVLQPGFVGTVPPAWVCRWLGDGLGAVVLFSRNVVDPEQVAALTAGLRAERPDVIVAIDEEAGDVTRIESGRGSTRPGNFALGVVDDPALTEEVARDLGVELAALGVTLDYAPDADVNSNPDNPVIGVRSFGADPSVVARHTTAWVRGLQSGGVAACAKHFPGHGDTRVDSHHDLPRITGDRDRLDAVELAPFRAAVEAGVQAVMTGHLLVPALDPELPATLSARILGGVLREEMGFDGVVVTDAVEMQAVAGRYGFAGAAVRALAAGADAICVGGEHADEETARHLRDAIVDAVVAGELPEERLAEAAKRVGQLAAWTVAARTAGPAGGPTTVTAGGSPVGLVAARRAIRVTRAVEGVDLPLAAPAHVVEFQPPHNIAIGAETPWGVAAPLTALVPGTTSARYAQSEVPADPAADAAGRPLVLVVRDLHRHDWMRTAVDRVLTARPDAVVVELGVPALVAGAVHVATHGATRAAGRAVAELLGATAVTSGW, translated from the coding sequence ATGAGCGAGCGTCAGCGAGCGAACGGGAATCTGGCGGCGTTGGCGGCCGCGGTCCTGCAGCCCGGGTTCGTCGGCACCGTACCGCCCGCGTGGGTCTGCCGCTGGCTCGGCGACGGGCTCGGTGCGGTGGTGTTGTTCAGCCGTAACGTCGTCGACCCGGAGCAGGTCGCGGCGCTCACCGCCGGGCTGCGCGCGGAGCGGCCGGACGTGATCGTGGCGATCGACGAGGAGGCGGGCGACGTCACCCGCATCGAGTCGGGTCGGGGCAGCACCCGGCCGGGCAACTTCGCCCTCGGCGTGGTGGACGACCCGGCCCTCACCGAGGAGGTCGCCCGCGACCTGGGCGTCGAACTCGCCGCGCTGGGCGTGACCCTGGACTACGCGCCGGACGCCGACGTGAACTCCAATCCGGACAATCCGGTGATCGGCGTCCGCTCGTTCGGCGCCGATCCGTCGGTGGTGGCCCGGCACACCACCGCCTGGGTACGCGGCCTCCAGTCCGGCGGCGTGGCCGCCTGTGCCAAGCACTTCCCGGGGCACGGCGACACCCGGGTGGACTCGCATCACGACCTGCCCCGGATCACCGGCGACCGGGATCGGCTGGACGCCGTCGAGCTGGCCCCGTTCCGGGCTGCGGTCGAGGCGGGCGTGCAGGCGGTGATGACCGGGCACCTGCTGGTGCCGGCGCTGGATCCGGAGCTGCCGGCGACGCTGAGCGCCCGGATCCTGGGCGGCGTGCTCCGGGAGGAGATGGGCTTCGACGGCGTGGTGGTGACCGACGCCGTGGAGATGCAGGCGGTCGCCGGCCGGTACGGCTTCGCCGGTGCGGCGGTGCGGGCGCTGGCGGCCGGGGCGGACGCGATCTGTGTCGGCGGCGAGCATGCCGACGAGGAGACCGCCCGGCACCTGCGTGACGCCATCGTGGACGCGGTCGTGGCCGGGGAGTTACCGGAGGAGCGGCTGGCCGAGGCGGCGAAGCGGGTCGGTCAGCTCGCGGCGTGGACGGTGGCCGCCCGGACGGCCGGGCCGGCGGGTGGGCCTACCACGGTGACGGCCGGCGGTTCGCCGGTCGGGCTGGTCGCCGCGCGGCGGGCGATCCGGGTCACCCGTGCCGTCGAGGGTGTCGACCTGCCGTTGGCCGCCCCGGCGCACGTGGTGGAGTTCCAGCCGCCGCACAACATCGCGATCGGGGCGGAGACCCCGTGGGGGGTGGCCGCGCCGCTGACCGCGCTGGTGCCGGGCACCACCAGCGCCCGCTACGCGCAGTCCGAGGTGCCGGCCGATCCGGCCGCCGACGCCGCCGGCCGACCGCTCGTCCTGGTGGTACGCGACCTGCACCGGCACGACTGGATGCGGACCGCCGTCGACCGGGTGCTGACGGCCCGGCCCGACGCCGTGGTGGTGGAGTTGGGCGTGCCCGCACTGGTCGCCGGCGCGGTGCACGTCGCCACCCACGGGGCGACCCGGGCCGCCGGCCGGGCCGTGGCCGAGTTGCTCGGTGCTACCGCCGTCACGTCAGGCTGGTGA
- a CDS encoding TIGR03557 family F420-dependent LLM class oxidoreductase, with the protein MKIGYFLSTEEYPPEQLLAQAQAAERAGFQALWISDHYHPWTDAQGQAPFVWSMIGALSQTCRLPVTTAVTCPTVRIHPAVLAQAAATSAVLHDGRFVLGVGSGEALNEHILGDHWPQAGVRLEMLEEAVEVMRKLWDGGFVNHYGKHYRVEHARIYTLPETPPPIYVSAFGPKAVEIAARIGDGFVNTMPDAELVGRFRDNGGGDKPCQAGFKAAYAPTVEEGMRLAYERWPTEAIPGELLQVLPSPRHFEQAAQLVDVEAMREAFVCGNDADAHLAKIDAYAKAGFDEVYVANTGPDWQGLMDLYQRDVLPRRSAAAT; encoded by the coding sequence ATGAAGATCGGCTATTTCCTGTCCACCGAGGAGTACCCGCCGGAGCAGTTGCTGGCGCAGGCGCAGGCCGCCGAGCGCGCCGGCTTCCAGGCGCTCTGGATCTCCGACCACTATCACCCCTGGACGGACGCGCAGGGCCAGGCCCCGTTCGTCTGGTCGATGATCGGCGCGCTGAGCCAGACCTGCCGCCTGCCGGTCACCACGGCGGTGACCTGCCCCACCGTCCGGATCCATCCGGCGGTGCTGGCCCAGGCGGCGGCGACCAGCGCCGTGCTGCACGACGGCCGGTTCGTGCTCGGGGTGGGCTCCGGCGAGGCGCTCAACGAACACATCCTCGGCGACCACTGGCCGCAGGCCGGCGTCCGGCTGGAGATGCTGGAGGAGGCGGTCGAGGTGATGCGGAAGCTGTGGGACGGCGGCTTCGTCAACCACTACGGCAAGCACTACCGGGTGGAGCACGCCCGGATCTACACGCTGCCCGAGACGCCCCCGCCGATCTACGTCTCCGCCTTCGGCCCCAAGGCGGTGGAGATCGCCGCCCGTATCGGCGACGGCTTCGTCAACACCATGCCAGACGCCGAGCTGGTGGGCCGGTTCCGGGACAACGGCGGTGGCGACAAGCCGTGCCAGGCCGGTTTCAAGGCGGCGTACGCGCCGACCGTGGAGGAGGGCATGCGGCTGGCGTACGAACGCTGGCCGACCGAGGCGATCCCCGGCGAGCTGTTGCAGGTGCTGCCCTCGCCCCGACACTTCGAGCAGGCCGCCCAACTGGTCGATGTGGAGGCGATGCGGGAGGCGTTCGTCTGCGGCAACGACGCCGACGCACACCTCGCCAAGATCGACGCGTACGCGAAGGCCGGCTTCGACGAGGTCTACGTCGCCAACACCGGACCGGACTGGCAGGGGCTGATGGACCTGTATCAGCGCGACGTGCTGCCCCGGCGCAGCGCAGCGGCGACGTAG
- a CDS encoding RecQ family ATP-dependent DNA helicase yields the protein MKLTTHSMSLRRAARSLFGWSTLRPNQLAAMRAVMRRRDALVVLPTGAGKSAIYQIPASLIPGPTVVISPLLALQQDQIAALNERQRAELRAVRISSDESPAQQAEAIAEIRDGRAEFLFITPEQLANPERLAEVRALKPALVAIDEAHCISAWGHDFRPDYLALGQLIEGIGRPPVVALTATASPPVRDDIVARLRLRDPEIVVSGLDRPNLFFEVAHCPTEDYRWRRLIALLRDDERPGIIYVPTRRAAEELAARLTDAGFPSQHYHGGMAATARARLHEAFLADQVPIMVATSAFGMGIDKPNIAWVVHMALPDSPDSYFQEIGRAGRDGQPARVLLLWQAEDVGLQRFFSGGLPDATELRDLAALLRQGPATRKELREVTGLGPRKLGQYLALLEQVGAAQPRAGQRIAAPRYSPTPVKAAEAAVAEAERQQNLTRSRTDMMRAFAETTACRGQTLLAYFGEQMTQICGHCDNCHAGTSTADDGAVGPFPVHSQVRHPEWGAGLVLSYEDDRMTVLFDEVGYKTLSVSVVSEQGLLTLD from the coding sequence ATGAAGCTCACCACGCACTCGATGTCGTTGCGCCGCGCGGCGCGCAGCCTGTTCGGCTGGTCCACCCTGCGCCCCAACCAACTGGCCGCGATGCGCGCGGTGATGCGGCGGCGCGACGCGTTGGTGGTGCTGCCCACCGGCGCCGGCAAATCGGCGATCTATCAGATCCCGGCGAGCCTGATTCCCGGCCCGACCGTGGTGATCTCCCCGCTGCTCGCCCTGCAACAGGACCAGATCGCCGCGCTCAACGAGCGGCAGCGGGCGGAGTTGCGGGCGGTCCGGATCAGCTCGGACGAGTCACCGGCCCAGCAGGCCGAGGCGATCGCCGAGATCCGCGACGGGCGGGCGGAATTCCTCTTCATCACCCCGGAGCAACTGGCCAACCCGGAGCGGCTGGCCGAGGTGCGTGCGTTGAAACCGGCGCTGGTCGCGATCGACGAGGCGCACTGCATCTCGGCCTGGGGGCACGACTTCCGGCCGGACTACCTGGCGCTCGGTCAGCTCATCGAGGGCATCGGACGGCCACCGGTGGTGGCGCTGACCGCCACCGCCTCCCCACCGGTACGCGACGACATCGTGGCCCGGCTGCGGCTGCGCGATCCCGAGATCGTGGTGTCCGGACTGGACCGGCCGAACCTCTTCTTCGAGGTGGCGCACTGCCCCACCGAGGACTACCGGTGGCGACGGCTGATCGCCCTGCTGCGTGACGACGAGCGTCCGGGCATCATCTACGTACCCACCCGGCGGGCGGCCGAGGAACTCGCCGCCCGGCTGACCGACGCCGGTTTCCCGTCGCAGCACTACCACGGTGGCATGGCGGCCACCGCCCGCGCCCGGCTGCACGAGGCGTTCCTCGCCGACCAGGTGCCGATCATGGTGGCCACGTCGGCGTTCGGCATGGGTATCGACAAGCCGAACATCGCCTGGGTGGTGCACATGGCGCTGCCCGACTCGCCGGACAGCTACTTCCAGGAGATCGGCCGGGCCGGACGCGACGGCCAGCCGGCCCGCGTCCTGCTGCTCTGGCAGGCCGAGGACGTGGGGCTGCAACGCTTCTTCAGCGGTGGCCTGCCCGACGCCACCGAGCTGCGCGACCTGGCCGCCCTGCTGCGCCAGGGGCCGGCCACCAGAAAGGAACTGCGCGAGGTGACCGGGCTGGGGCCGCGCAAGCTCGGGCAGTACCTGGCCCTGCTGGAGCAGGTCGGTGCGGCGCAGCCCCGCGCCGGGCAGCGGATCGCCGCGCCGCGCTACTCGCCGACTCCGGTGAAGGCCGCCGAGGCGGCCGTGGCCGAGGCCGAGCGGCAGCAGAACCTGACCCGTTCGCGGACCGACATGATGCGGGCCTTCGCCGAGACCACGGCCTGCCGGGGGCAGACCCTGCTGGCCTATTTCGGCGAGCAGATGACCCAGATCTGCGGGCACTGCGACAACTGCCACGCCGGTACCAGCACCGCCGACGACGGCGCGGTGGGTCCGTTCCCGGTACACAGCCAGGTGCGGCACCCGGAGTGGGGCGCCGGCCTGGTGCTCAGCTACGAGGACGACCGGATGACGGTGCTCTTCGACGAGGTCGGGTACAAGACGCTGTCGGTCAGCGTGGTGTCCGAACAGGGACTGCTGACGCTGGACTAA
- a CDS encoding TetR/AcrR family transcriptional regulator, with translation MSRVARELGAATMSLYRYVPTKHDLLDLMVDTAYGPPPRPRAPDEGWRPALTRWAEGNLTALRRQPWIRHVPISGPPDQPQPGPLAGVRAGRPGRYRPARHRAALHHHAGQRVRPELGHHHRRPDGGGGPQRADPRPGGPALLAAPGPAHRRRAVPGDPRADGRGRRRGRLRRRRVAVRARSGARRRRCDDPVPHTGRTVTAQDRSSRSSTARSACSRSVSRVTGTTTPSWNRSTTRGST, from the coding sequence ATGAGCCGCGTCGCCCGTGAGCTGGGCGCGGCCACGATGTCGCTCTACCGGTACGTGCCGACCAAGCACGACCTGCTCGACCTCATGGTCGACACCGCGTACGGGCCGCCCCCGCGACCACGTGCGCCGGACGAGGGCTGGCGCCCCGCGCTGACCCGCTGGGCCGAGGGGAACCTGACCGCGTTGCGTCGACAGCCGTGGATCCGGCACGTGCCGATCAGCGGCCCCCCCGATCAACCCCAACCAGGTCCGCTGGCTGGAGTACGGGCTGGCCGCCCTGGCCGGTATCGGCCTGCGCGGCACCGAGCGGCTCTCCACCATCATGCTGGTCAGCGGGTACGCCCGGAGCTGGGCCACCACCACCGCCGACCTGATGGAGGCGGCGGTCCGCAGCGGGCAGACCCCCGACCAGGTGGGCCTGCACTACTGGCGGCACCTGGCCCGGCTCACCGCCGACGGGCCGTACCCGGCGATCCACGAGCTGATGGCCGAGGACGACGACGAGGACGACTACGTCGACGCCGAGTGGCGGTTCGGGCTCGGTCGGGTGCTCGACGGCGTCGATGCGATGATCCGGTCCCGCACACCGGACGCACGGTGACTGCTCAGGACCGGTCCAGCAGGTCGAGTACGGCGCGTTCGGCCTGCTCGCGGTCAGTGTCCCGGGTGACCGGCACCACCACGCCGTCGTGGAACAGGTCGACCACCCGAGGGTCCACGTAG